Proteins from a single region of Harmonia axyridis chromosome 4, icHarAxyr1.1, whole genome shotgun sequence:
- the LOC123677818 gene encoding IST1 homolog isoform X2, producing the protein MFSSGPNYTKLKTNLRLAMARLKLLEKKKAELAEKSRREIAAFIKDGKIERAKIRVEYIIREDYLVEAMEIVEMYCDLLLARFGLITNMKDLDDGISEAVSSLIWVAPRLQSDCNELKVISDLFTAKYGINYADGCRAESIQTVNDRLKHKLAIHSPPKLLVEKYMIEIAKSFNIPYEPDPQIMEMDKAKDAMLIDLSDKNNLGGGGMPHPPGFLGYPQPPAFPDFPAVPFEYPGAKAPSEGPPTAPPPAFSYNIPPSDENKEFNTDFMAEDNASNGNLSNNLENVNETPKPLPRTKLDDQKNFDMPELPSVPSDSSKTDDIDFDDLNRRFEALKKK; encoded by the exons ATGTTTTCTAGTGGACCTAATTACACAAAGTTAAAGACGAACTTACGTCTTGCAATGGCAAGATTGAAATTACTTGAGAAAAAGAAAGCTGAACTTGCGGAAAAGTCCAGAAGAGAAATCGCTGCTTTCATTAAGGATGGTAAAATAGAAAGGGCGAAAATAAGGGTAGAATATATAATTAG GGAAGACTATCTTGTGGAGGCAATGGAAATAGTAGAAATGTATTGTGATCTATTGTTAGCTAGATTTGGACTTATAACTAATATGAAGGATTTGGATGATGGTATTTCTGAAGCAGTATCCAGTTTAATATGGGTCGCTCCAAGGTTACAATCTGATTGTAAC GAATTGAAAGTTATATCAGATTTATTCACTGCTAAATATGGTATAAATTATGCAGATGGATGCAGGGCTGAATCAATACAAACAGTCAACGATCGTTTGAAACATAAATTGGCAATTCATAGCCCACCGAAGTTATTAgttgaaaaatatatgattgaaattgCGAAGAGTTTTAACATTCCTTATGAGCCAGATCCACAAATTATGGAAATGGATAAGG CTAAGGATGCCATGCTTATTGATCTTTCTGATAAGAATAACTTGGGTGGAGGTGGAATGCCCCATCCTCCAGGTTTCTTGGGCTACCCTCAACCTCCAGCTTTTCCTGATTTTCCAGCAGTACCATTTGAATACCCT GGTGCTAAAGCTCCTTCAGAGGGGCCCCCAACAGCGCCACCTCCAGCATTTTCATATAATATTCCTCCATCTGATGAGAATAAGGAATTTAATACAGATTTTATG gCAGAGGACAACGCGAGTAATGGCAACTTGTCCAATAATTTGGAG AACGTCAATGAAACGCCTAAACCACTGCCTAGAACGAAACTTGATGATCAGAAGAATTTCGACATGCCGGAGTTGCCTTCAGTTCCGTCTGATTCCAGTAAAACAGATGATATTGATTTTGACGACTTGAACAGAAGATTCGAAGCACtgaagaaaaaatga
- the LOC123677818 gene encoding IST1 homolog isoform X3, with translation MFSSGPNYTKLKTNLRLAMARLKLLEKKKAELAEKSRREIAAFIKDGKIERAKIRVEYIIREDYLVEAMEIVEMYCDLLLARFGLITNMKDLDDGISEAVSSLIWVAPRLQSDCNELKVISDLFTAKYGINYADGCRAESIQTVNDRLKHKLAIHSPPKLLVEKYMIEIAKSFNIPYEPDPQIMEMDKAKDAMLIDLSDKNNLGGGGMPHPPGFLGYPQPPAFPDFPAVPFEYPGAKAPSEGPPTAPPPAFSYNIPPSDENKEFNTDFMDSLPSYNNLFPGMSKNVNETPKPLPRTKLDDQKNFDMPELPSVPSDSSKTDDIDFDDLNRRFEALKKK, from the exons ATGTTTTCTAGTGGACCTAATTACACAAAGTTAAAGACGAACTTACGTCTTGCAATGGCAAGATTGAAATTACTTGAGAAAAAGAAAGCTGAACTTGCGGAAAAGTCCAGAAGAGAAATCGCTGCTTTCATTAAGGATGGTAAAATAGAAAGGGCGAAAATAAGGGTAGAATATATAATTAG GGAAGACTATCTTGTGGAGGCAATGGAAATAGTAGAAATGTATTGTGATCTATTGTTAGCTAGATTTGGACTTATAACTAATATGAAGGATTTGGATGATGGTATTTCTGAAGCAGTATCCAGTTTAATATGGGTCGCTCCAAGGTTACAATCTGATTGTAAC GAATTGAAAGTTATATCAGATTTATTCACTGCTAAATATGGTATAAATTATGCAGATGGATGCAGGGCTGAATCAATACAAACAGTCAACGATCGTTTGAAACATAAATTGGCAATTCATAGCCCACCGAAGTTATTAgttgaaaaatatatgattgaaattgCGAAGAGTTTTAACATTCCTTATGAGCCAGATCCACAAATTATGGAAATGGATAAGG CTAAGGATGCCATGCTTATTGATCTTTCTGATAAGAATAACTTGGGTGGAGGTGGAATGCCCCATCCTCCAGGTTTCTTGGGCTACCCTCAACCTCCAGCTTTTCCTGATTTTCCAGCAGTACCATTTGAATACCCT GGTGCTAAAGCTCCTTCAGAGGGGCCCCCAACAGCGCCACCTCCAGCATTTTCATATAATATTCCTCCATCTGATGAGAATAAGGAATTTAATACAGATTTTATG GATAGCTTACCTTCTTACAACAATTTGTTTCCTGGCATGAGTAAG AACGTCAATGAAACGCCTAAACCACTGCCTAGAACGAAACTTGATGATCAGAAGAATTTCGACATGCCGGAGTTGCCTTCAGTTCCGTCTGATTCCAGTAAAACAGATGATATTGATTTTGACGACTTGAACAGAAGATTCGAAGCACtgaagaaaaaatga
- the LOC123679054 gene encoding SH3 domain-binding glutamic acid-rich protein homolog has translation MVVKVYISGISGNKEVKKRQQRVLLILDSKNIKYDVVDIAEPGSEEQKDFMQNNSTSLGATIGDPNPRHPLPPQIFNDDIYCGDYDQFDMANEIDEMDKFLKLETSGDNSKPETEHKMENGNAEISSNKEKPEENVEITENEVPNGESEIAQEEHQDNETAQES, from the exons ATGGTTGTCAAAGTTTATATAAGTGGAATATCTGGTAATAAGGAG GTTAAGAAGAGACAACAGAGGGTTCTACTGATTcttgattccaaaaatataaaatatgatgTCGTTGATATCGCTGAACCAGGCAGTGAAGAACAAAAGGATTTCATGCAAAACAATTCGACTTCTCTTGGAGCAACCATTGGTGATCCTAACCCCAGACATCCACTACCtccacaaattttcaacgatgATATTTACTGCGGG GATTATGATCAATTCGACATGGCCAATGAAATAGACGAAATGGATAAATTCTTGAAATTGGAGACCTCAGGAGATAACAGTAAACCCGAAACTGAACACAAAATGGAAAATGGCAAtgcagaaatttcatcaaataaagAGAAACCTGAAGAAAATGtggaaataacagaaaatgaagTGCCAAATGGTGAGAGTGAAATAGCTCAAGAAGAACATCAAGATAATGAAACTGCTCAGGAAAGTTGA
- the LOC123679055 gene encoding SH3 domain-binding glutamic acid-rich protein homolog gives MVVKVYVSEVSGSNEIRERQTTILLALKSKNIEFEVIDITVDETAKLFMQTKSTRFGGTSFNSHPIYPLPPQIFNEEEYCGDYTAFEVANENKELPEFLKL, from the exons ATGGTTGTTAAAGTATATGTGAGCGAAGTTTCTGGGAGTAATGAG ataAGAGAAAGGCAGACAACCATATTGCTAGCTCTCAAATCCAAAAACATCGAATTTGAAGTAATCGACATAACAGTGGACGAAACAGCTAAACTCTTCATGCAAACTAAATCAACCAGATTTGGAGGCACAAGTTTCAATTCACATCCAATCTACCCCCTTCCACCTCAAATTTTCAACGAGGAAGAGTACTGTGGG GATTACACAGCATTCGAGGTTGCAAATGAAAACAAAGAGCTgccagaatttttgaaattgtag
- the LOC123677818 gene encoding IST1 homolog isoform X4, translated as MFSSGPNYTKLKTNLRLAMARLKLLEKKKAELAEKSRREIAAFIKDGKIERAKIRVEYIIREDYLVEAMEIVEMYCDLLLARFGLITNMKDLDDGISEAVSSLIWVAPRLQSDCNELKVISDLFTAKYGINYADGCRAESIQTVNDRLKHKLAIHSPPKLLVEKYMIEIAKSFNIPYEPDPQIMEMDKAKDAMLIDLSDKNNLGGGGMPHPPGFLGYPQPPAFPDFPAVPFEYPGAKAPSEGPPTAPPPAFSYNIPPSDENKEFNTDFMNVNETPKPLPRTKLDDQKNFDMPELPSVPSDSSKTDDIDFDDLNRRFEALKKK; from the exons ATGTTTTCTAGTGGACCTAATTACACAAAGTTAAAGACGAACTTACGTCTTGCAATGGCAAGATTGAAATTACTTGAGAAAAAGAAAGCTGAACTTGCGGAAAAGTCCAGAAGAGAAATCGCTGCTTTCATTAAGGATGGTAAAATAGAAAGGGCGAAAATAAGGGTAGAATATATAATTAG GGAAGACTATCTTGTGGAGGCAATGGAAATAGTAGAAATGTATTGTGATCTATTGTTAGCTAGATTTGGACTTATAACTAATATGAAGGATTTGGATGATGGTATTTCTGAAGCAGTATCCAGTTTAATATGGGTCGCTCCAAGGTTACAATCTGATTGTAAC GAATTGAAAGTTATATCAGATTTATTCACTGCTAAATATGGTATAAATTATGCAGATGGATGCAGGGCTGAATCAATACAAACAGTCAACGATCGTTTGAAACATAAATTGGCAATTCATAGCCCACCGAAGTTATTAgttgaaaaatatatgattgaaattgCGAAGAGTTTTAACATTCCTTATGAGCCAGATCCACAAATTATGGAAATGGATAAGG CTAAGGATGCCATGCTTATTGATCTTTCTGATAAGAATAACTTGGGTGGAGGTGGAATGCCCCATCCTCCAGGTTTCTTGGGCTACCCTCAACCTCCAGCTTTTCCTGATTTTCCAGCAGTACCATTTGAATACCCT GGTGCTAAAGCTCCTTCAGAGGGGCCCCCAACAGCGCCACCTCCAGCATTTTCATATAATATTCCTCCATCTGATGAGAATAAGGAATTTAATACAGATTTTATG AACGTCAATGAAACGCCTAAACCACTGCCTAGAACGAAACTTGATGATCAGAAGAATTTCGACATGCCGGAGTTGCCTTCAGTTCCGTCTGATTCCAGTAAAACAGATGATATTGATTTTGACGACTTGAACAGAAGATTCGAAGCACtgaagaaaaaatga
- the LOC123677818 gene encoding IST1 homolog isoform X1, with protein MFSSGPNYTKLKTNLRLAMARLKLLEKKKAELAEKSRREIAAFIKDGKIERAKIRVEYIIREDYLVEAMEIVEMYCDLLLARFGLITNMKDLDDGISEAVSSLIWVAPRLQSDCNELKVISDLFTAKYGINYADGCRAESIQTVNDRLKHKLAIHSPPKLLVEKYMIEIAKSFNIPYEPDPQIMEMDKAKDAMLIDLSDKNNLGGGGMPHPPGFLGYPQPPAFPDFPAVPFEYPGAKAPSEGPPTAPPPAFSYNIPPSDENKEFNTDFMDSLPSYNNLFPGMSKAEDNASNGNLSNNLENVNETPKPLPRTKLDDQKNFDMPELPSVPSDSSKTDDIDFDDLNRRFEALKKK; from the exons ATGTTTTCTAGTGGACCTAATTACACAAAGTTAAAGACGAACTTACGTCTTGCAATGGCAAGATTGAAATTACTTGAGAAAAAGAAAGCTGAACTTGCGGAAAAGTCCAGAAGAGAAATCGCTGCTTTCATTAAGGATGGTAAAATAGAAAGGGCGAAAATAAGGGTAGAATATATAATTAG GGAAGACTATCTTGTGGAGGCAATGGAAATAGTAGAAATGTATTGTGATCTATTGTTAGCTAGATTTGGACTTATAACTAATATGAAGGATTTGGATGATGGTATTTCTGAAGCAGTATCCAGTTTAATATGGGTCGCTCCAAGGTTACAATCTGATTGTAAC GAATTGAAAGTTATATCAGATTTATTCACTGCTAAATATGGTATAAATTATGCAGATGGATGCAGGGCTGAATCAATACAAACAGTCAACGATCGTTTGAAACATAAATTGGCAATTCATAGCCCACCGAAGTTATTAgttgaaaaatatatgattgaaattgCGAAGAGTTTTAACATTCCTTATGAGCCAGATCCACAAATTATGGAAATGGATAAGG CTAAGGATGCCATGCTTATTGATCTTTCTGATAAGAATAACTTGGGTGGAGGTGGAATGCCCCATCCTCCAGGTTTCTTGGGCTACCCTCAACCTCCAGCTTTTCCTGATTTTCCAGCAGTACCATTTGAATACCCT GGTGCTAAAGCTCCTTCAGAGGGGCCCCCAACAGCGCCACCTCCAGCATTTTCATATAATATTCCTCCATCTGATGAGAATAAGGAATTTAATACAGATTTTATG GATAGCTTACCTTCTTACAACAATTTGTTTCCTGGCATGAGTAAG gCAGAGGACAACGCGAGTAATGGCAACTTGTCCAATAATTTGGAG AACGTCAATGAAACGCCTAAACCACTGCCTAGAACGAAACTTGATGATCAGAAGAATTTCGACATGCCGGAGTTGCCTTCAGTTCCGTCTGATTCCAGTAAAACAGATGATATTGATTTTGACGACTTGAACAGAAGATTCGAAGCACtgaagaaaaaatga